From the Paenibacillus tianjinensis genome, the window GTAGAATAGCTACTCACCTCCTTATCCTGTAGATCAGGGAAGAATTTATTAGCATAGGATGAGTTATGATAATCAAGTTCATTATTGTTATTATATTTATTCATATTCTTCATTTTCTTTCGTTTCTAAGAGATGAATCAATGATTCCTTGAGTAGTAGTTCATAGTATTCGTCTGAGATTGAACGACTAAGTAGATTTTCAATTGATGATTTGGATAGTTTGGCGGGATTATCATTTTGCTGTGCTTGCGGATTCATTTTTCTTGGTCTCCTTTTGAATATACTTTGTGTAACCAGTGATCCATACATCGGTTTGATCAGTAGGTTTGAAGCCTCCCGCGCCGTCAGGCACTTGCCTTTGTTTCTTTTGGTGACTTGTAATCTCGATCATGTCGCCTTTTTTAATAACAAGATTCTTATCTTTATTATTAAAAGTCTTCTTATCCATTTTAAAATTATATTCTTCACCTGTTTTGAGGCGATACAGTTTTAACTTTGGACTATATTTTGTGTCTAGGTCGGTTACAACGCACCAGTTGGATTCTACGTTGGGATAAGTTGTAGTTATATATCCCGTCACTTCAGATTCAAACATTACAACTTCATTCGGCAAGAGTTCTGGATAATCATCAGATGAACGAATATTATTCTCTGCTAATCTCAATTCTTCTAACCGTTTAAATTTTGTTTTTTCAACATACGTCTTTTTGTACTGTGCTTTGCCACTTGAGAATTCGTTATAGATGGCGAGTAGCAATCCACAAGACCCGTATTTTGAAAAGAAGTTTAGCCTAATTAGGATATCGAGTTGACGAGTATTTACCGATGTGTTCTCTGAAATATCAACCAATAAATCAATAAAGTATTCATATGTATTCCCACTTAGCAACAACAATTCTTCGGCTATTTTGGCATTGAGGAATTTAATAGATTCAAGCCCTTTGTATATCGTTCTATCTTCTTCGTTATAAGAATATGCTGCATTTGATTTACCAAATGTGATAGGCGATATCTTAATATCTCTTGTCTTAGCGTAATTAATAATTTGACCAGTCTTATCAATGTCATCTTTATTGATATTAAGCATGACAGTTAAGAATGCTAAAGGATAATAATATCTTAGATAACCATTTCCATATCCTATGTGTGAGTATGGGTTGGAATGATTGTCGGAAAATCCATAAAATTGTGCCGAATCAATAACTTGTAAAAATGGTTCTAAAACTGATACAGCAACTTCCTCTGTTTCGTCGTAATCTCTAATCATTTTATTTACGAAACGCTTTCTAATCTCAGGAAGGAACTTCTCAGTACCTTCTTTTTTCGAGAGACCGCGACGAACAGAATCGCTTTCAGCCATTGAAAAATCGCAAAATTCAACTAGAAAGTTCATGATTTGTTCTTGGTATACTAGATAACCCATTGTATTTTTCAGAAAATTATTAAGCGCTTCATGTCCATGATCTTTAAATATTCCATTAGCTAAGTCTTGACGATATGAATCTCCAGATGGTCTGATTGCCCCGTTACCAATTGAAAATAGTTCAATATAACTAAAGTCAGGGTGTTGCTGCTTTATTTTATGTATTGTTTCTGGACTCAACAAGTCTTTTAGATAGGATTGCGCAGACGAACTTTCCCACTGGAATATTCCAAGCCCAGACTCCCTAATTGAATTCCATACATTCTCGTCATTAACATCCATATTGTCTGGAACCAGTCTCTCTATTCCCGCTAACTTACACGCTTCGTTAATGATTTCATTGTTATCTAGGCCAAGAATATCGAGTTTGACATAATTAAGGCCATCGAGTTCCTTCATATTGATCTGACTGACTGGATACTTACTCTCCTTTGTGTAACATAGACCGATATTATCCTCAAGTCCTATGGGCGAAACCACATATCCAGATGGATGAGAACCAATGCTAACGATTACTCCTTGAACCAAGTCAACGAACTTAAATAGTTCGGGGTATTTTTCTCTGTATTTTGAATCAATATCGTCTTTTCTTTCATTGTTTTTGAACACTGCTTTTGCAATCTCATCGACAACAGATAAATCCATATTTAATGCTCTGCCTACTTCTCTTATAGCTCCCTTTAGTGCTACAGTATTGAAGGTAATAATTTCAGAGAAATGAATCCCCGGAATAGTTGCTACATAATCAATAACATCTTGTCGTTTTGAGGGAGGCCAATCCTGGTCTATATCAGCTAAAGAGATACGTTCGGGATTTAAAAATCGGAAGAAATTTAGCTTATGTTTTATGCTATCCATCTCAGTAATTTTTAGCAGATATGCAATTAGACTCCCATTTACCGAACCGCGACCATACCCTTGATAAATTTCATGTTTATGCGCCCAATCAACCACATCTTTTTGAAGCAACATGTAATCAATTGCTCCGACTTTCTTATATGTATCAAACTCTTCTCTAATTCGTTCAAAATACTTTTGCTTTTTTTCTGGAGGAAACTTGTTTATTCCTCTTTCAACTACTCCAATATTAATTTTTTCTTTAAACACTTTTTCTGAATCGTCGTGCAATTTTGGATACTTTGGAGAAGCATCGAGTTTAAACTCTTCGACCATATCAACGAGTACATTTGTATTATGTATGGCTTCAAGATAAGCACTTCTAGGAATTGCATTCTGATCTTCGAACATCTTAATTATCTCTGGATACGTTTTAAATGTGAGATCGAACGCATCTTCATCTCCATAAGTAGCACCTTTAGCCTTCATTAGTATTGTTCTTGCTTCGGCATGAGACTTATTAAGGGCATGAGTGTCGGTTGCAGCTATAAGTGGAATGCCTGTTGATTTAGAGAGATCGTAAAGATGTTGATTAAAAATTCGTTGTTCGGGATGCATGTGATACTGAATTTCGAAAAACATTCTATGTTTATTCTTTACAAAGAAATCCATCAATTTATTAAACATCTGCTTATTGTCGTTCTTAATCGCTCTCCATAATGGAGATGCAAGGCAAGCAGAAGTCATGATGATATTGTCTGAAGTATTAAACAGATCATCGAACGACAAACGCGGATTATAATATTTATGACCATCTTCTTGGTTGTTAGAGAGAGAGGTTAGTTTGTTTAATTCTTGTACACCTTCCCAATTCCTACTAATCAGCATATAGTGATAATTGTCACGGATTAAACCCTTTTCTTTATCTATGTATTCGGTAAGATATACTTCGTTGGCATGAATATATTTCATACCCTTTTCTTCTAAGTATTGCTTCTTTTTTACCCAGTTAAAGATATTACCATGCTCTGAGAAGCAAATCGTTCTCATCTCTGCTTCTTCTGCTGCTTTAATATATTGTTCAAATTTTGTAACAGAGTCAACACTCATCGATGTGGTCGGATTGGAGTGCATGGAATGTAGGTGGTAAATGGTGTAATTGTCATTCATTTTTATAGTTCACCCCATACTTTTCGAACAGATGCGCCTGTGGCGGATAGTCTGGATAGTAGTATATTTCTGCTCTCAACCTTTTTCTCACGGCGTCCTCAAACAACTTTTTATGACCAAGTTCAATTCTTGTTCCGTTGAAGTTAATAAATGCTCTCCATGATTTTGCATTTTTATTATATGTTACTCCTGTGACACCGCTGACGTTATTTCCTCGCAAGCCAGTATTGATAGAGTTTATAGATTTGTTCACTATTCTTAGGTTGCATCTTCGATTATCTAGTGGATTTCTATTTATATGATCTACTATCTCACCATCTTTTGGGTGCATTAATAATTGATGCATCATGCAATTAATTTCACTCCTTCCATTTCCTGTTGACGGATATCCCCAATTATTCTCCCGCCATTTATGCCTCGACAATAAATCTACATCTTCTAAGTCAACTATTGCCCTACTGGTCTCTTCGTTTTTTGAGTTATACATTATTATTTCTGCATATGTATCAAACTTAATTACTTCATTTGGATCATTAATTGTTCTTTTGAGTATTTTACCGAAATTCCACATATGATCATAATGTCTTCTGCATAGCATTTGATTGGAGCTTCTGTAATAAATAGCTTCTTCCGCCCCACACACTTCACAAATTCTCTCTCTATCCATATGACTTTTATTTATATCTGTAATTAACCCATACAATCTTACTTGCGTATAATGCTTCAGACACAATAATCTTCCTTTAAATTCTCCCTCTACACCGCATTGACGTATTTCTTTGTCGTCGTTACAGATATCACAAATTCTATTATCTCTTCTTCTTGAACGTATGGTGTCGGTCAAAAATCCATTTCTATATATTTGTTGTTTATGCTTATGACATAATAAATTGTACTTATATCTTTCGACGTTTTTAATCCTCGATACTCTATGGTCGTCGCCACATACATCACAGTATAGATTATCTATTTTTAATCACATCCTTTATTAATATATTTATTCTTTATATTTAGATAAAATATTGACTTCATCAAATTAAATCTACTTGATATCTTACCGCGCTTTTCTGAATGGCTGTTATTTCAACTGTATCCATCTTCATTGACTTAGCCATCATTTCGACCTTTTCAAGTCCAGGCCATGTAGTACATGTTTCGAGACATCTCTTTTCTAGATTGTTCGAATCCAAATATAAGATTTCATATTCTGTGTCAAAACTTTCTGAGTCATATATAATCATCATAAAACACCTCTTTCATATGTATATATTTATTCATCTATCTTAGCTAGTTGCATTTGAAAAATAGCCATCAAAGTAAGTACAATAGCACAATCAGAACGTCCTAAAAGAATCAGTAAAATATCAAATGAAGCAACAATCCAAAAATAAAAATGTTTCATAAAAGCCCTCCCTTCTCGCATCATTCCAATTTATATGTATCAAGTAGGCATAGCCTACTCGGTAATAAACTTATTTAGTGCTGCTTCTAATTCATCTTCATCGTCAGTCTCTATCTGATCTAGTTGGACACTTTGGTCAATCGTTACCGCAGCTTCACTGTTATTCTCTTCAACCAATACCTGACTCCCAAGCAATTGCGGAACTCTTCCTTTGTGTCCAAATAAAAACTGTCTTAATGCTTCTCTGAGAATATCGCTCTCATCATAATATGGAGGTAAATTACTAAGAGCCTTCTTGATATCCTCATCTTTTTTTGGTCTCAGCCTAGCCATTACAACTTTTACCCCCATAATCTCACCCCAACATTCTCATAACCTTCAACCTGAGCCAATTGACCAAAAAGCATCTTATTGTTTAGAGTAAGTAGATCATAGATATGATGAGCAGCACCGCCACCAATAAAGTAATGGTCAAAGTTGATATTCAATCCTTCAACCTCATTTTGAATTTGAATGGCTAATGCCTGGAATGCTTTTCTTATTAGTGGTTTGATATTATAACCTTCATATGACCCCGATCTTACATGCTTATCGAGTTCATAGATTGATGGTGATTTACCTACATGGTCAATCAGGTATTTTCTAAGCAACTTGTATGCCTTTTCGACTCCTAATAGGAGACTGGTTGATTCTTTCATGATATCTAATTTATCAAGACCCAATAAATTTAGAGTGTAAAAGCCCAGATCAATAACGAGTATCTTTTTCCTTGCTACATATGTGTTGATGAGCTTACCCTCTTTATCTAAAAGAAAACTCATTGCAATTCCATAACCTTGCGGATATATCTTATATTTATTTATATTGAGTTTTATATCGTTGATTTCTCTGTTTCCTTTTTTAATGTTATATGTACTTTGTTCTGATAGTGAATCCAATAACTTCTCCATATCAGCCATTTGTTTAAAGTAGAACAAGACAGGCAATCCAGTAATCATGTTGAAAGGCTTACTTTTGTTGAGATACCCAAGTGCAGTTTTCAGTAGAACGTCTGAAGTCATTGCTTCACTTTTATTATCTTTAAGGGAAAAGTATTTGATATCGCTAAACTGCTGTGCCAATTCTCCAATAAATAGTTCATCGTTGTATGAGAAATAATTAGATTTGATATTCTGTTCAAACATGGGTTGTGGTTCACCAGTTATTGAAGGCTGAAGATAGACTGTCCGGCCTTTCTTAGCCTTCGTGTAGCTAAATCCTAAATCAACTACACTAAGTTCAGGTGTTACAATTAAAGACATGATATAACCTCCTCATATGCTTAATGCAAAGTAAATCATTTTGATGTACTTGTCATACAAACCTTATAAGTTGATTATATCATCTTTATTTTATAATGTACATATTTTTATTCATTAAATATTATTCCTCATGAAATGGTTCTTTTATCAAGATTAGTGATTCAAAATGTCCAATGAAATCAAGGGTTTTTGAAACATATGTATTAACTTGCTTCGCCAATTATGTATAATTTCTCAGTGTCACTTTTACGACTGTTTTTGTCAAGAGTCGTGGTCAATGTTTTCTCATAGATAATATTAAAATCTTCAGGAGCGTTGTATTCGCTAACTAAGACCACATTCTCTTTTGACATTTCTCTGACCCAATTCCAAAATTTATTATAATCGAAATCCTTACTCGTTCCATATTGTGTTGTTCCTTGATATGGTGGATCGCAGTAGATGAGACAGTTCTTGTAATTTGAAAAATATGTATAGTCTACATTCAAAAATTGCACATCCCCGAGCTTCTCGACTTGCTTCAGGATATTTCTAACTGATTCGTCGTAGTAGTTTCTATATGTATCTATTTTTGTTTTAACGATTCCGGCATAACCGCCAAACCACTTTGCATTATAAGTTGCACAAAATCCAGCTATTGATACAAGTTCTTTACTATATTTATTTTTATTATCTCTAATCTGTTGGTACTGTTCTTTAGTTAACTGTTCTGGCGGCTTCCAGCCTTGCTGCAACTTACTCCACATTTCAATTAGATAATCGTTGTTGTCGGAACCAATTCGATTTTCACATTTAACGTGTTCGATCATGTTGGCTCCACCAACAAATGGCTCTATGTATGTTGATATATTATTTTTACTTATTAAATCATTGATTTTAGGAGCAATGTCCTTTGCCAACCTTGCCTTACTACCCATGTATTTAATAAAAATCTCTCCTTTTATTTTGATAAAACTAACGATTTATTAAATCTATTCTACTGTCTTCGTTCCAATGATAATCACTTAGTTTGCTAAGTTCTTCATAGGTCTTCATATTTTTCTCCTTTATATCTTAATAAAATCTGGATTTTAAAAATCATGCTCCAATCTCATGCAGCAATGATTCTACTGTTCTAATCAAATCATTAGATTCTTCAATTGCATCCTCATTGCCCCAACTACTTTCTGCCATTGCATCAATCCATTCTTTTAAATCGTCTTTTGTTACTTCTAGGAGTCTTAATGCTTCCTGCATTTGCTCGATAATTCCCATATTTATTCTCCTTTTAATAAAATTTATGTTTGATTAAATTATATAATTATGTATATTTACTCATTAATACTTTTATATGTATTTGTCAATTCTTCAAACCACACTTTATCACCAATAGCTAGTGAGAAATCAATCAAATCGCGTAACTCTTCTTGCTTAATTTCTGTTTTATCATCATGATATACTCTAGCCACAATATCAATCAACTCCATAACTTCCGCATTGCCCATTGTTGTTTTTAATGTGATATCGTCTTTAACTTTAAAATCAAACTCAACCCTAACCATTTCAGGGAACACTCTTGCGATGCAATCACCAAGTTTTTGATACGTAATATATCTTACTGATGGATACCCGTAGTAATCACGCACGGTATATTTAAGAATACCTTCATCGATATCTTTTACAATGAAATGCCATTCGGAATTGTATTTATCGTAGCGAAACTTTAGCCAGTCAATATTCACTTTAAGCGTTGATGGAGTTTGGTTGTGTTGCGTAGTTAGTTGATCACGAACAATCTCCAGGATTTGAGGTTTACTCAATTCAATCATACATTCGCCTCTCGTCTTATTTTATTTGTTCATGAAAGTAAAGTTTTATAAGATTTTGTGCGTACCAGTTTGGCCGCTCAATTCTTTGAGCAAAGAATTATATAAACCCTCACTAATGTGTTTATACTCAAATCCAGAACCAGACACGAGTCCTACAGAGTAGTTATTTTCTTGTTCGTCGTGAATAACAAGCACCGAACAGTCTTTCATTTTTAATATCTTCGCCGTACCACTTGGTTCAGTTCGCAATTTTAAAACCCCCTATAATTTATTTATAAAATTCAGTTTTTATTATGTTTAACTATGCTCATCTTTTAATAGTTCACTAATAAAAATAAAACATGAGTCAATGTTTCCCTCAAACATTTTTTCGTTAAAGCTACTATACAATTGCCCCATCCCACCAAGACAAGAGTCATCCATTTTCATGAATAAGCTAATACACGAAGTTCCATGGTAATTGTAATAAAGAGGGAACGTCATCTCTTTAGAATAGTCAAAATCATATATAATCTCCCAATCTTCGGCCAATAGATAATTCATATTGCAGTCAATTATCACATCGTTTGTTTGGTTCGGGCCATGATATAAATACAGACCATAGTCTTTTTTGATCAATCGTTCATTTAATTCATTGGAGTATGCTATCTCATCGTTGCCCATTTTGTTTGCTAGTTCTACAATATTCATTATATTCTCTCCTTTAATTATCTTCATAAAAGTCTCATTTGATTAAACTTCAAACTCATCTTCTTGGATTACGCATTTTTGCTTATGCACTAAATCAACTGCCTTATAAAGTGGAATCTCAGAATCGATAATGTCTACGAGTAGAACTTTTTGTCCAATGTCAAAGCAATGACCCGCAAACTCGTTAACAATAGTGACTTCTTGAAGATAGTATTTATTTAGTCTTTCAAAATCGTTTAGCATCGCCTCAATTTGTTGTTCTGACTTACCATTTAGATATCCAATCATTTTATCTCTCCTCATAATTTTTGATAAAAGCAGCCTTTCATTCAAAGATTAATCCACCATAGAATTCATGGAACAATCCTGTATTCTCAGCAAAGCCCATTTCCAATTCTTTTCGCTTTTCATCGTATAATTTAGCTGACTCGTCAGTTAAACAAGTATCCCAATCTTCGGGAAAGTCACCATTTTGCTTTTCCCATTTTCTAATTTTTCTTGACTTGCAGTTTTCTTGAACCCACTCACAGAACCGATCTTCAATTAGATCAATAATATCTTTGACTCTATAATTAAATCCTTGTTTCCCATTCATATACCAACCAGAAGGCACTTTTTCGATATGTATGTTACTTTCACTGAAAAACGGTATTAACCCTGTCTTTTCACTACTGATTTGAATATTACTATGATCTTTATGACGATAAACAACAGCAAAGTTATTCTTAGTTATGTTTACAACAATACCTTCCAACTTCAATCTATCAACTTGCAATGCTTGCCGTATTGGATGATTCCAGTATCTTGTATCCAACCCATTAAGCCATACATTGGCTTCGACTTGGTTTTGATTAGACACGATTCTACCGTGTGTCAATAATGGAGCCCTAATAACTCCGTCCTCTAGTGGTGTTAGAAGTCTAATTCTATCACCCTCGCCAATGGTCAAATGCTTTTCATTTCTCAAATTTCTTATCCTCCCTCAATTTCTTAATCAAATGCATCATTTATACAATTCAATATGTATTATTATTTTTATCCTTATCATCTAAATGTAGATATTGTCTCCAAGCAACAACTACCATAGCTAATGTAAAGCAGAGCCAACTTAGTGTGTTTGGTGAATTTGTAATCCAGCAGACTATAAAAATAATTCCAAACCATAGTATTGCTGCACTAGTAATTATAAAATTCATAATCTTTTCTCTTTCTTACCCATATCATATCCAATTGAAATTGCTCCAATTAATATGAACAGTGTAGCTAAAACAATTAGTAATGTATCTGAGAAGCATAGAGCTGCAATATAGCCGATAATAGCCAAGGTAAATATAATGCCGAATGCAACAGAATCCCAATTTAACAACTAATCTTCACCTCATCATCTAATTCTGATTTTAACTTTTCGATGTTCTTCCTATGTATTTGATGTGCTCTTTGTTTTGATATGCCCACTTCTTGCCCTATCTCTTCAAATGTCTTTCCTTCGATAAAAAACTTGTACGCAACCTGCCGATCTCTTTCACTTAAACATTTACTTGCTATGTATTCGAACTCAGTTATTGCCGCTGAACTAACCGCTTCTTCATCCACTGGCGTAGAAAAATTATCCCCAACAATTTCTTCAAGATATTTCTCTCTTCCACCATTCTTATCTACTTTTGTTTTCTCGTTGAGACTGATAATGTTGTATTTGTTTCTTCCTTTATATTTTTGCTTACTTAGTGCTTTAATATATTCTCTTTCAATGCATAGCGTAATAAATGATATTAGTTTTATCCCCTTTTCTGGTGCATATGAATTGAACGCCTTTAACATTCCTTCAAATCCATAACTTAGTAAATCATCGTATGTTAGAAATGAGTTATTCTTGTTAAACCATTTATTTGCCAATTGCTGAACCAGGGGATAATTATTTTCAAAGAATTTCTCACGCAACTCGTTATTTTGTGTCTTGCGAAATTCAATAATAGCTTCTTCATTGTTAAAATTCGGGTCTCTTTTTAATCTTTTAAGATTCATATATTATCCTTTCTTGGTGATATTATTTTACTTCTATACTTTTACTTTGGTACGAGAATCCAAAGATCATATCTCCATCATAGTCTTCTTCATTGTCACTATTAAACCATTCATCATATTGTTGTTCTTTTAATTTGTCTTTTTTCTTTAATTCTTCAACAGCAGTCATTGCATCTTGTTCCTTGTAATAAGCAGAAATAACTTGACATGAATCGTGATCAAATTGTTCTACTAAATAAATTATCATAGGTTTATATTCCTCCATTTAATATATTTTTTCTAATAAAACATAGATTTGATGAGATTAAGCAACGGCTAATGTGTTGATAATCCGCTCATAAAGATCATCTGGTTTCACTTTAATTTCATCGAAGTTCATTAAATTCAACTCACGAACGATTTCCTTTAGATTTAACAAAATAAATTTGTAGTCTTCTAAGTCTAAATCGTCATTCAGATCATTTCGCAGCTTAGTCTTATTTATTACCGTTCTGTCGATATAAACCTTATTATTAATATAATCGTGAATTGCGACAAATTTATCTTCGATTGCTTCAATGGTGTGTCCTAATACCTCTACAGATGTTTCCTTAAGAACCATGAGATCCCCAATAGCAAATACATTTCTGTTAAAACCAATCATGCGACTAACCATATCGAGCAACATCATAGCCCTGCATTCTGTGTTCTGGAGTTCAGTGTTTGATAGTGTTGCTCTTATTTTAGTTTTTTCCGTTAGCTGAGAAATATGAACGATATTATGTTCTCTTCCCAATAATTCTAAAACACTACTTTCAAATTTATTTCTTGAAACAACGATCTTCAGCTTGTAGTACTCTGCAATCTTAAATTTCGCTTCCTGTTCGATTACTTGATCAAATCCTAACCAGAATACTGGCTCAGAATCAAATTCAAGTTGCTTACCCTTTTTCTCTTCGAGTTTATTTCCGTCTATCTTTGGCTCACTGTAGCCTCCAGAACTGCCTTCATCTCCATACCAAGATTGAATTCCTTCTGCCAATGGAGCCTTCTGTTTAACCTCGCTCTCAATTTGAACCTCATCATAGTTGGATTCGGACTGCTTTGCTGCTTTGGAATTAAGGAATACTTCATATTGATTAATCGTCTTCATCTCTGCATTATCACGTTTTGCCAATGCAATACCACTTAAGTATTTAGAGTCCTTTTCATTTTCAGTATTAAAAATAAGAAAGGTCATTTCATTCTTCAATTTATTCTTATCAGCATAATAAGAAATCGAATCAATATGATTGTCTATGTATTTTTGT encodes:
- a CDS encoding ParM/StbA family protein; protein product: MSLIVTPELSVVDLGFSYTKAKKGRTVYLQPSITGEPQPMFEQNIKSNYFSYNDELFIGELAQQFSDIKYFSLKDNKSEAMTSDVLLKTALGYLNKSKPFNMITGLPVLFYFKQMADMEKLLDSLSEQSTYNIKKGNREINDIKLNINKYKIYPQGYGIAMSFLLDKEGKLINTYVARKKILVIDLGFYTLNLLGLDKLDIMKESTSLLLGVEKAYKLLRKYLIDHVGKSPSIYELDKHVRSGSYEGYNIKPLIRKAFQALAIQIQNEVEGLNINFDHYFIGGGAAHHIYDLLTLNNKMLFGQLAQVEGYENVGVRLWG
- a CDS encoding sigma-70 family RNA polymerase sigma factor, producing the protein MNLKRLKRDPNFNNEEAIIEFRKTQNNELREKFFENNYPLVQQLANKWFNKNNSFLTYDDLLSYGFEGMLKAFNSYAPEKGIKLISFITLCIEREYIKALSKQKYKGRNKYNIISLNEKTKVDKNGGREKYLEEIVGDNFSTPVDEEAVSSAAITEFEYIASKCLSERDRQVAYKFFIEGKTFEEIGQEVGISKQRAHQIHRKNIEKLKSELDDEVKISC
- a CDS encoding HNH endonuclease, with the protein product MTDTIRSRRRDNRICDICNDDKEIRQCGVEGEFKGRLLCLKHYTQVRLYGLITDINKSHMDRERICEVCGAEEAIYYRSSNQMLCRRHYDHMWNFGKILKRTINDPNEVIKFDTYAEIIMYNSKNEETSRAIVDLEDVDLLSRHKWRENNWGYPSTGNGRSEINCMMHQLLMHPKDGEIVDHINRNPLDNRRCNLRIVNKSINSINTGLRGNNVSGVTGVTYNKNAKSWRAFINFNGTRIELGHKKLFEDAVRKRLRAEIYYYPDYPPQAHLFEKYGVNYKNE
- a CDS encoding RNA-binding protein, which gives rise to MARLRPKKDEDIKKALSNLPPYYDESDILREALRQFLFGHKGRVPQLLGSQVLVEENNSEAAVTIDQSVQLDQIETDDEDELEAALNKFITE
- a CDS encoding DNA adenine methylase; amino-acid sequence: MGSKARLAKDIAPKINDLISKNNISTYIEPFVGGANMIEHVKCENRIGSDNNDYLIEMWSKLQQGWKPPEQLTKEQYQQIRDNKNKYSKELVSIAGFCATYNAKWFGGYAGIVKTKIDTYRNYYDESVRNILKQVEKLGDVQFLNVDYTYFSNYKNCLIYCDPPYQGTTQYGTSKDFDYNKFWNWVREMSKENVVLVSEYNAPEDFNIIYEKTLTTTLDKNSRKSDTEKLYIIGEAS
- the dnaE gene encoding DNA polymerase III subunit alpha; translation: MNDNYTIYHLHSMHSNPTTSMSVDSVTKFEQYIKAAEEAEMRTICFSEHGNIFNWVKKKQYLEEKGMKYIHANEVYLTEYIDKEKGLIRDNYHYMLISRNWEGVQELNKLTSLSNNQEDGHKYYNPRLSFDDLFNTSDNIIMTSACLASPLWRAIKNDNKQMFNKLMDFFVKNKHRMFFEIQYHMHPEQRIFNQHLYDLSKSTGIPLIAATDTHALNKSHAEARTILMKAKGATYGDEDAFDLTFKTYPEIIKMFEDQNAIPRSAYLEAIHNTNVLVDMVEEFKLDASPKYPKLHDDSEKVFKEKINIGVVERGINKFPPEKKQKYFERIREEFDTYKKVGAIDYMLLQKDVVDWAHKHEIYQGYGRGSVNGSLIAYLLKITEMDSIKHKLNFFRFLNPERISLADIDQDWPPSKRQDVIDYVATIPGIHFSEIITFNTVALKGAIREVGRALNMDLSVVDEIAKAVFKNNERKDDIDSKYREKYPELFKFVDLVQGVIVSIGSHPSGYVVSPIGLEDNIGLCYTKESKYPVSQINMKELDGLNYVKLDILGLDNNEIINEACKLAGIERLVPDNMDVNDENVWNSIRESGLGIFQWESSSAQSYLKDLLSPETIHKIKQQHPDFSYIELFSIGNGAIRPSGDSYRQDLANGIFKDHGHEALNNFLKNTMGYLVYQEQIMNFLVEFCDFSMAESDSVRRGLSKKEGTEKFLPEIRKRFVNKMIRDYDETEEVAVSVLEPFLQVIDSAQFYGFSDNHSNPYSHIGYGNGYLRYYYPLAFLTVMLNINKDDIDKTGQIINYAKTRDIKISPITFGKSNAAYSYNEEDRTIYKGLESIKFLNAKIAEELLLLSGNTYEYFIDLLVDISENTSVNTRQLDILIRLNFFSKYGSCGLLLAIYNEFSSGKAQYKKTYVEKTKFKRLEELRLAENNIRSSDDYPELLPNEVVMFESEVTGYITTTYPNVESNWCVVTDLDTKYSPKLKLYRLKTGEEYNFKMDKKTFNNKDKNLVIKKGDMIEITSHQKKQRQVPDGAGGFKPTDQTDVWITGYTKYIQKETKKNESASTAK